CCAACCATTTGCGTAAGTCAGAGAGGGTAATTTCTTTTAAACTTGCACGGGTCGGGGGCTCTCCCAAAAAGCCTGAAAAATGCAGAAGGTCATTCTCATAAGCGATCACCGTATGCTGCGAATAACCGCGCTGAGTGGTTAAATGATCAAGATATTTCTGAATAAGCGACATCGCTAAAACTCATCTAATCCCTCACGACGAAATAGAGGCTCCAAGCGCAATGAGACGATCTTTGCAAGAAATTGTAACAGCTCATCCGACTGGCCCGAATGGAAACGCCCCGCATAACGCACCCCAAAACCAAGCACGCCTTGACGCTGGTTATGCGGTAAATCCATGCGCAATAGAATACAGGACCGAACCAGGCCTTCGCACGCCTCAAACACCGCTTTGGTGCCTTGGGGAAAAATTTCGCGCGTATCCAGAATGGCAAAACTATTTTGATCTTGCCCAATAGCCGCATCGACTCCGCCGGGCATTAAGACCCCAATGCCGCTATAGCTCGCCTCCGAAAATTGTGTTTCATATTGATCCGCCAAGGGCGTTTCAACCGCAAGCCTCACCGTATCTACATTGAAAATTGTGGGAAGTTCTTCTGTCACCGTTTGCAGCAACTGCTCTAATGATTCGGCTTTCACCAATGCCGTAATGGCCAAGTTTACCTGTGCTTGAGTGCTGATATTATCGCGGGTAACACCAATCAGCTCTTCGAGATCATCCTTCAACTCGCGTTGACGCGATTGCAGACGATGCAACATATGCGCCTGGAAATCCTCAACATTCTCTCCCTGCTGTGCTTCCGGCGGTGTGAGATGTGTGAGAATATCGGAATTCTCTGCTAAAAAATCCGGATGTTCTAATAACCATGCGCGTACTTCTGCCTCGGTTGGCGGAGAGGGAAGGGGCAATTCAGGTTCTTTCTTCGTCATAGATTCTTTCTTCTTTTATTAAAAACAGCGTGATGCGCACCCTTTACGGCTTATGACGAGTTTGCTTTGCTCGCCTCTCCTTGCAGTACAATAGTGCGTGGGCTATTTATTTGCCTTTGACCTTATTATACCCTTTTGCAGGCTCTGCTTCAATCTTGGACAATTCGTGATGATGAAAAACCTCAAAAACCATTTACACTATGCGCCAAAATCGCCATACAGAATGCATGATAAGTGTATTTTATGACTTTCTCGTTAACCCTCATGTCGCGGATGAAACTTCTATCAGTGAATATGAAACATCAGGTGGAGGCTATTAATGGCTGAAGTTAAAAAACTGCTCGAAGGCTATCAAGAATTTTATGATGAGCAGACCGCTAACGGGGGAAAGCTTTTTGATGAGTTAAGCAAAGGCCAATCACCCAAGACGCTTATTATCAGTTGCTCAGATTCCCGTATAAGCCCTGTCACGCTGACTAAGGCGAACCCAGGCGATGTGTTTATCATACGCAATGTAGCCAATTTAGTGCCACCTTATCAGCCCGATAAAGACAGTTTGCACGGCGTAAGCGCAGCGC
The sequence above is a segment of the Rickettsiales bacterium genome. Coding sequences within it:
- a CDS encoding DUF484 family protein, with the protein product MTKKEPELPLPSPPTEAEVRAWLLEHPDFLAENSDILTHLTPPEAQQGENVEDFQAHMLHRLQSRQRELKDDLEELIGVTRDNISTQAQVNLAITALVKAESLEQLLQTVTEELPTIFNVDTVRLAVETPLADQYETQFSEASYSGIGVLMPGGVDAAIGQDQNSFAILDTREIFPQGTKAVFEACEGLVRSCILLRMDLPHNQRQGVLGFGVRYAGRFHSGQSDELLQFLAKIVSLRLEPLFRREGLDEF